The Pan paniscus chromosome 3, NHGRI_mPanPan1-v2.0_pri, whole genome shotgun sequence genome includes a window with the following:
- the LOC103785621 gene encoding uncharacterized protein LOC103785621 produces MSNVKEVAGKVEYRQNSNPFHSHMEIKIENTQKNDGFAAVLPAVEMQTHTLQFGAQGFPERGPVVLVLRMSGSAPVVLVLRMSGSAPVVLVLRMSGSAPVVLVLTMSGSAPVVLVLTMSGSAPVVLVLRMSGSAPVVLVLRMSGSAPVVLREGRKGRLLLPGRQLWVSRRGSQTAESRRSFLSTRKFENRPLSPEDIRPGGSWDTTSFKFGYVAVHQLSALDSCLQPPYIPNPAPRSPPEPLTNKPPAQPPPAGPQIPGEPRWGQQTEREWAARGPRGAPAASLSAPGRRASRREGGAPVRAEIDAHTRRASSAAGREAAACGAGTAGRAPSAGVARPSAFCSADCSPVRRLQLLGRPPHPLAHSRPLQLGGGLGPAPSPRGAQAGKPTPPTPRPPGRQPLCGGLARCAQKLGGRRLTRGGVRVIETKGGVFRLADTRSAAAARSQPTRSLRRDIFPRPPSRSQARGKSLTAALRLCQKGAGSSR; encoded by the exons ATGTCCAATGTGAAAGAGGTGGCAGGAAAAGTGGAGTACAGACAGAATTCTAACCCTTTCCACAGccacatggaaattaaaatagaGAATACACAAAAGAACGATGGATTTGCTGCAGTACTGCCCGCAGTAGAGATGCAAACACACACTCTCCAG TTTGGAGCTCAGGGCTTTCCTGAACGAGGACCAGTGGTCCTGGTGCTCCGAATGAGTGGTTCTGCACCAGTGGTCCTGGTGCTCAGAATGAGTGGTTCTGCACCAGTGGTCCTGGTGCTCAGAATGAGTGGTTCTGCACCAGTGGTCCTGGTGCTCACAATGAGTGGTTCTGCACCAGTGGTCCTGGTGCTCACAATGAGTGGTTCTGCACCAGTGGTTCTGGTGCTCAGAATGAGTGGTTCTGCACCAGTGGTCCTGGTGCTCAGAATGAGTGGTTCTGCACCAGTGGTTCTG agagagggaaggaagggccgGCTGCTCCTTCCAGGAAGACAACTGTGGGTCAGTAGAAGGGGGTCACAGACGGCCGAATCTCGGAGGTCGTTTCTGTCCACACGGAAGTTTGAAAACCGACCATTAAGTCCGGAAGACATTCGGCCTGGGGGGTCCTGGGACACCACTTCTTTCAAGTTTGGATACGTAGCAGTTCACCAGCTCTCCGCGTTAGACAGCTGTCTGCAGCCTCCTTACATCCCCAACCCGGCACCCCGGTCCCCGCCCGAGCCACTCACCAACAAGCCACCGGCTCAGCCGCCACCGGCTGGGCCGCAAATCCCCGGGGAGCCGCGCTGGGGTCAGCAAACTGAACGCGAGTGGGCGGCCCGCGGGCCGCGCGGAGCCCCAGCCGCGTCCTTATCAGCGCCGGGCAGAAGGGCGTCGCGGCGCGAGGGTGGGGCGCCGGTGCGCGCTGAGATCGACGCCCACACGCGCCGCGCCAGCTCTGCGGCGGGAAGAGAAGCCGCGGCCTGCGGGGCGGGGACTGCGGGGCGGGCGCCCAGCGCCGGCGTTGCACGACCCTCGGCCTTCTGCAGCGCCGACTGCTCTCCCGTCCGGCGGCTGCAGCTGCTGGGTCGGCCGCCGCACCCGCTCGCCCATTCCCGGCCCCTCCAGTTGGGCGGGGGTCTTGGCCCTGCCCCCTCTCCCCGAGGGGCCCAGGCTGGAAAGCCCACGCCCCCCACGCCACGCCCCCCGGGGCGCCAGCCCCTCTGCGGGGGTTTAGCACGCTGCGCCCAGAAGTTGGGTGGGAGACGGCTAACTAGGGGAGGTGTCCGTGTGATTGAAACGAAAGGGGGGGTCTTCCGGCTCGCAGACACCCGGTCTGCGGCGGCCGCGCGCTCCCAACCCACCCGGAGCCTCCGCCGCGACATCTTCCCACGTCCCCCATCCAGGTCGCAGGCGCGGGGGAAAAGCCTCACGGCCGCACTGCGGCTCTGCCAAAAGGGAGCCGGATCGAGCCGCTGA